A stretch of DNA from Sebastes fasciatus isolate fSebFas1 chromosome 16, fSebFas1.pri, whole genome shotgun sequence:
ACGCAGCACATGTGAAAATAACTTATACTGAAGGTATCTCAGATCATTTTTACCTGGGAACAGTGATGATTGAACTTCATCCATTTCTTTCTCTGACAGGAGTCAAGGCAAAGTTTCTTTCTCACCTTTGATGGAGCCATTCAACCCTGGGCGAGAAGATCCAACCTTGACTATTTGTCACTGGATTTCAATTCTGCGTCCCCCTCTCCTGTGCAGAAGGTATGTTCTGATCAGATCAATGacagaaattaaaataatatcttCCATATTTAAGTACAAACTCCGCTGTGCAACTGTAGCCTCTGTGGACGGTCTTCATTTTTCTAAACTGGATATTGATACTCTGACATTGTTGATGTAGGAGAGAACGGACAGCTAACACCACACATGAATGATCTTTGACattgtaaaatacattttggtaacattttattttacaggtccgcaaatctcatggtaattaggtgataattagaaagtaacctatttggaatttctttggaattactgccaaattaccccaatatttacctcaaaatgtgtcaaaaattactttgtttggctgtcttgacttgggacttgcctctggaattttattattatcattttatatctattataaatattatttaataattatattacgCTATTTCCTaataagcagtaataaatagctggtaatttatttaatatatttccaggaaaagaatacaaagtgaaTTGATaggctttatttccatgtctgctggtaaatggattataattatcaaataacttctttgaaatttctttaaaaaactccctgaatcattacattagctaccaggttacatttgtgtagacaataagtcacacaatggtgagatttgtgcctgatcagatttgtcttctattagttttggttttccacctccgatgaagagcagcgcacagccgcttctcaagcctaagggccctattttaacaattttatgctattttagcatatcattattaaataatgtttataataaaggcCTTTTTTGATAACGATTGAGTTAAATATTTGGGTagtttggcagtaattccaaagaaatttcaaattggttactcatttttttaaacttacttCAGCTCAGCCAGCCCACACTGAGAAGGAGTATATCATTACAATATGCAACATGATTATTGTTCGTACAAGTAAAGCAGAGCCACGTTCATTTTGGAAACGTATCACTCAGtgtctcctcatctctccctctccatgtCCAGCAGAAGCCCTATCTTGTTGATGACCACAGAGTGGATTACGTGCAGGTGGATGAGAAGAAGACTCAGGCGCTGCAAAGCACAAAAATGGAGTGGACAGATGTGCGGCAGTCAAAAACATAAATGGAACATGCATGCTGAAAAAAATCAGGAAGACCAACAATAACACCAGCGAAGAGGACATATATGAAGAGGACCAAAAACAATCTAAAAGCACTTTGAAAAACAGTATtgaaataaaagtacaagagtAAGTAAGTTAGATGCTTGTCTGAGGGGTGGAAACACAAAATTGCACTGTAAACCTTTCTCTATCAGTAGATCAATATTGTAAATAATACCAGACTGTGCACTATATCACGAGGATTTTTACTGTAGCATAATGTTTTACCAAATACTGAAAAGGGCATAATCATTGCttcactgtaaagaaaaaaatgtgagaCTTGCTGTATGTATAGTAATTGTGAGTGTAAATAAgacaaatattttaatgatgacattttttatatatatttctctcCCTCATTATATATCATAAACCAAAATGATCCATCCTGAGCTATCTCCCTCTTCTGCTCCTTCTGTGACCTTCATATTGAAGATCTTTTCACTTGTTTTGGTACTGTGATTACTACAAGAGATTCTGGAAACAAGTCATAGACATTGTTTTCCCGTACATCCCAACAAACCTCCTTGAGGTTTGGAAATGTTATCTttggttttattgattttaagaGAGAGGAGGCCTCTGACTCTTTTTTGTGACTAATCTTATTTTGCTTCCAGCTAAACATCACATCCATGAGTCAAAATTCAACAAAAGCAAACCATCATTATGAACAATGTCAAAAATTATATTGAAATAATTTCCTCTACAGATATCATTTCAACCCCATTTccttacatttttaatttattgtgttttggttatttatttaattatgtcttTTTGTCGTGTATGTGTCCGTCCGTCCCCTCCCCCCCTTGGCATTTTCAATTTTCTATGCTCTGAtaagtataaataaagtttatatatattttttaaaaatgtgtaaagGCATTTTCCTTAATTAACAGATGACACACCaatcaacattattatttaattacacctaaacaaatgaaaaagaCCCCACCTCATCAAGGTTCCCTTTCCCATAGAGGAAAATATGTAATACATTGTGTTAAACATATAgataaaagtagaaataaaatagaaataaaatagcaACACATATTTTGGAATGCATAGAAGGAACTCTCCATCCACTTCTTTGTttcaaaaaaatctatttataatAGTGGGGTTAAATTTTATTAAGCACgcaattatgtttttttccggactatatattatatttctaattgtattattattattattactagtattgttcttattattgttataatggttattattgttatattattattattgtcattatcaccattattattgttataaaataCACGTTACACACATGTTGCGTCACTAGCGTGCGCCGAGAGGAGGGTTACGTCACGCAAGGAGCTTTGGGTAAATGAGGTGAGTCTGGAGAGGAAGTCATCATCCAACATTTAAACGCTGGAGCTTTTGTGATGATCTCCAGCATAATGGACATGCATGGCTAAACTAGACACATGAATCAGACAGGTGTGTAGCTGGTCTACGTGTTTCTACCACACAGTCTCGCTGCGGTGTGGTTGAACGTGTCCCACCGCTAGACACTGTCACACTCCCAGTACAGACACTAACACTGGTGAGTGGAGGTTAACGGTGTTAGCTAAAGCTAACGGTAGCTAGCTAGATAACGGTGGCTGCAAACAAATGAAACCGTATGTGGTGAAAGCTAACGTTACTCCTGGGCCCGAGTCGACACATGCTGTAAGCCAAAGTTGGAGTCGGCGTTAGCAGAAAGCAGAAAGCAGAAAGCAGAAAGCATGCTTTGAGAGGTAACCAGGTCTCCTGGTTGAGGAACCAGCTCCAGCTCCGTGCTGCAGGATTCTGGCGTTAGTTGGTAAGTTTGTTTACGTTACAACCCAGCTAGCTCCAGGAGCTAGTGTGCCATTTagtttggtttcacatggaaaCTGACGTCTCAGACTTGGTCTGTTAGCTGAAGTGAATTCAGTGTTGGCTACAGCCTATTCTCTTTGCTAAGGCTCTCATTTAAAGCACATTTTGGAGAATGTGTGACCCACTGCTGGTCTTTATTACTGTGGCAGAGCGACGTTACAGTTGTAGCCTGTTGCTTTATCACCTGGGCTTTTACATCACAATACAAGTCACTATCTTGGGTTTTATTTCATCTTTGATTAACGTTCAATCAGTCACGGTTATATTTAATTGTGCTATTAAACATAAATGCACTGAATAGTTTTACCGTAGTCTGTATTTCTCTGGCATGCACCTATGTTAAGATATACATTACTATAATGTTTAttggtttagtttagttttatcCTCCCACAACACAATATATGCATAACATACTTgcagaaatataaacaaaacgCACAAATATCCAATACAAAGACAATACATTCAGTATGAGTATAGGGTGTatatgtaaaaatgaaaaaataaatgcactAAGTTGCTTAGGCATATAAGTTTTATATTGATGATGTAAATGAGTTTAAGCtaatttcagcttttttttgttttaccttttaACCAGACACCAAGCCAAAGTGGAAGTAATATTGCATAAACAttcttacatttatttatatggcTTTTCTTCCTTTTCACAAAAGAATGGCTCAAATTACTTAATAGAGAGTGAGCCTTAGATCTAAGTCAGCAATAAACTATGTCAAAAATGCAGcaaaataatacagaataaaaagaaAGCAACCAAGACAACAAAAAACCACAGAGGCATAACAATCGTAAGTGGGGCGGAAAAGTCAGGGTTTGTGTTCGGGTGAAATTATTACAAATTCCCACTCTGAGAACATGTTCAAAAAATAtgaagtaaagatttattttttatgcatATACGGTTGAGTAATTTTAGCTTACAGAACAATGACTCTCACCTCCAGTAGGCTGACCCTATAGCACACTAAGAAGCAAAATTGTCTTCTTACATCTTGGTATGTCAAAATACACCTGTAGATGACAAAAGTAAAAAGGCTGATGGGCTCAGTGATACAGAGGACACCGATGAGTGGAAATATTCAGAGTCTGCAATGTGAATGCTTCATATCAATGTGGCAGATGTTACATTTCAATTGATCATTGATTTTTCGTCTCAACTTTCTCATTACAGGGCTCATATCAGATGGAAGACACATTCTCTGCAATGATCCTATCGGCTGATTTAGAAGATTCAGCTACTATACCTTCCATTGGACTGCTTTTGTAAACGTGGTAGCCATGTCTTCTCGTAAGGTAGATGAGCTACCGAGCGACACCAAGGGTTTGGCTTCAGGCTCTGCACAGAATTCCCCATGTGGCCCCGATGACATCACGGAAGAGCCTCAGCCGGAAACGATGAACGCTGCGGTGAAATCCCAGAAATCTGGAAAATTTCGGAGGACTGCCCTGACGTTTTTCGGAGTTCGTAAAGGCATCTGTATTTTGCCTAGTTTCTTTGGAGGAAGGAGTAAAAATCCGAACAAGTGGTCTTCTAAGAAAGGAATCAACAAAAGCAGAACGCATGATGGGATAAGTAAGGTTAGTCATGATGACAATCTGAGCAGTCGCTACACCTCAGCTGGAGATTTTGAGTACCGCGGCCAGAGGGACTGTGCTGGAGAGCTCCACAGTAGCTGCCACAATGAATGTAGTCACCACGCTGCTGACCAGAAATCACTGACTCTTACCCGGCAGAAAAGGGGTTTTAGGAGTCTTTTTCAAAGTTTTAAGTATCACAGAAACCATAGAAATGCTGGATCGGATAAAACCGAAATGATCGCAATGTCCTCTCCTCGCTGCAAGAAAGAGGTGCCTGTTGTCCCGGACAACGCCAACCAGTATGTCACAGAGTGCCTGGGATCTGAACCTGATGTGCCTGACTTTGCAGATGTTGTATGTGATATTTCCATTGGTGCTGAATGTATTGAGCTGCCATCAGAGAAGAGTGTGGAGCAAGACAGCCCAAAGTCCGAGCTTGACGATGAGATTTGTGATGAGGAAATTAGTCTGATGGCTGTGATGTCCAGCGAATTGAAGGAGAGTTCCAGAGGACACAGCGAGCCTTGTCTGAAACTTCAGACGATGTCTGAGCCCGCGTTGAAGTCCGAAACACCTGCTGGCTCGTCGGATCAGCTGAACCTGATTTATGGAGACGTTGCGTCATTGAAGAGCTTTGATTCGCTCACTGGCTGCGGGGACATTATTGCAGATCAAGAAGACGACAGCATCACAGAGAGCACGGTTTCTGGAGAGAGGAGCAGGAATGGAGGAAAGAGGGCCTCTTGTTATCTTACGTATCAGGGCGGCGGCGAAGAAATGGCCTCCCCCGAAGATCTGGACGAGGAGTGTGATTTCTGGGGAAATAGTGTGTCAGAGGAAATTTGCTGTACTTGCAACCAAGAACACACAGATTTGACTGCTGACCTGTCAAGTTCTCACAATATGGACTTGCTGAACAGTAACAGTGCACAGCAAGCCAGTGGCATGGACACTTCTTCAATTGCTGATGTGTTAACTCCTCAAAGCGAGCATCAAGAATCAGTTCCAAACAGCGACGAGGGCTACTATGATTCAACGACCCCGGGGCCAGATGATGGACAGGAAAAAGCTGACAGACTAAGGGCAGAGAGATTACCCAGGGACAGCTACAGCGGCGATGCCCTCTATGAACTTTTTGCACCTGACGAGAGCCTCATCAGTCCACATTATGAAAACAAATCAAAGCTGCCCAGTTCAAAACAATGCGAGTATTTAAGTGAGCCATGTGTTGATGTGACAGATTCCGTCTTCGTTCCAGACATGAATAGATTACAAATAAGTGCTGAACTGTACAGAGTTGGCGATTTTCTAGAGATGCCGAGCACATGCGGTAAATCCTCGGAGTTGGCACAAAATCCGGTCAGTCGGCAGGAAATCGGCACAAATAAAAATTGTAATTTGAATTCAAAATCACAAGCATCGGGCAACAAGAATAACCCGTCAGATGTATTTGATGAAAAAGGAAATGCTTCCAccgaaaaaagaacaaaatccaTAAATGCTGATTGTGAGAAAAGGCACAGCAGCGTATCATTCGGAAGCACATCCGACCCCgattttgaaacattttgtgAACCCAAAGAGCAACatctggaggaaaacaagcctgTGGCTTTACCATACAAAAACATCAATTCTCCATCTCCAGATGACAACAATGACTTGGATGATGGACaaactgtgtgtttctctcaagCACTTGTGGACTACACAAAACAATCTCAGATGCTGAGCAACTTGCACAACAACGCGGACGATTTGGAGACAAACTCTGCCTTCACCCCAAACATGCAGGCCTTACCTACCATAGTCACATTTGATGTAGTGGATATGCATAACGAGGGGGAATACGACGAGCAGATTCAcatggagctggaggaggacatTTCATCGCCCTATCAGGAGTTTGAAGAGAGCTACTTACAAAAAGATGCGTTTGCTGAATGTGACTATCAAATGTTAGACCTGTATGAGCAGAACATGATCAGTAACACATGGGCAATTGCTACTCTGCCACGGCACCTAGGCCTTACAAGAGTCAGTCAGTCCATGCCTAATCCATTGTCTCTGGACAGGAGAAGTAGGTCTCTGGACACAGAAAGCCTTGAGTTGAAGATGCCTGACGTATacagagagaacagagctgCTATCGTTTCTCGTCCTCAAACCGAACAGGACTCTGAAAGAGATTCCTCAGCATATTACAAAAAGAATGTACTCGTGTCTGCGTCCGAGGTTAGAGACAGTAGCAGCATTATGGCCTTATCGTGGCAAACAAGGTCAGAAATGTCTTTAAGCCTTCCTCTGACAGACGGGGGATTCACTGACAAAGTTCAGAGTCAATCCCAAGTGAAGCGCAAAATATTTTCCAGTTCGTCCAGCAGTGATTGCCCCAACAGTAAATCACAACTTTGCTCGAAGGTGTCAGACAGAGATTTAATATCACAGAATGCAGAGCTGTACAACAGGCAGCATCACCCTCCATCTCAGTCAGATTTACCTCACAGCACCTTCGTTTATCCTGGAATGATGGACGACGAATCAGATGATGTTGATGAGGTTTTTTGTAAAGCCGCCACCAATTTGCAATCCTATAATCAGTGTGGTAAAAGCAGACCGGTGGCTAACAGGGAAGGGACATCTCATACTGGGAGTCCTCTGAACGCAGGTGTGTCTAAAGATGAAATGGCCGTCCTCACCCAGGGATGTGGCCTGCAACAACCTCCCCGAGGCGACCTTTAATTGAAAGGCTCTCTGCATTGAAATcacatgtatacagtatgtgctaatGAGTGCTTATTTTATGTTACATCCAAAGGAGTAATTGTTGCTTATTTTTTACTTGCACAACGGATTCATTTGAAAAGTTGTTGTACACTGTGAGAGACGGGACATGAATTGAAGTTTGAAATTATTCTGAAATGTAGAGTGTGCCATCATGCTGTGTCTAGTACATGGCTGTCTCATTCGGAAGTCAAAAGGGATTTtcttagggctgacccgaatgcgtcaaagctttgaagcttcgaccgttgccatggtatttgacctccaaatcactattcgtaTGCTTcggattttaaaaaatatatataagtatgtaataagtaagagataatgtacagcgagccggtcattgttatgaaagaaaccccgacagggcgatgcttcACCCGAACGCAAAGCGAAGGGGTCTGTCATcgtcctgaaggggtttatttcacaacaatgacccgctagctgtacattatcccgtttattacacggctatttacttaagaaatcaataatttgacacaaaaacggtccgacatcagaactgcgcccatagcaacggtctgctataaagaaataacagaccgtagaacgccatgattgaccaatcagaatcgagtattcaacaaacccgtgtaataataaagtataaataccaaaatagctcatgaaataaggaataatcccacaacattattcatattcaactttaattattattacttattctcagatggtttgttttgtgtagaggtgcgtgtgtgtacaggcACTGAAcaagggagatggagacagacagacagaagaacatgtcagcttgCCGCGCCACACTACCCTGCTCTGcgaataccttcaaatatttctcaccaaagcttcgaagcccaaaaaaataGTATTATGGGCAGCCCTAGATTTTCTGCATTTCCACAGCAACGGTTGCTTGTGtcacacaggccatttcagtctGTTGAAAGTGTTTTAAGCAAGTAAATAGTTTCATTTGCACTGAAAATGCTCACAGATTCATCTCATTAAGCTATTGAATTTTACTATAATGTTCATACCCATATGTAGCCTCAGTGTCCAGGTCTCAGTAGTAATGCCACACTTTTATTTAATTGGTATTCATTAGCCTGGTTTCCATAGCAAAGCCAAACAGGGCAAGTCTTGCTTACTTTGCCTATTGGCCCGAAACACATGCTTATGCTTTAAGTGCCGGCTTATGTTTGTGTTTACTGCTTTTTCACAGCCTCTATTTACTCCAGTAAAGAGAAGCTTACTCCAGTTAGCTTTATGTTGGCCTGTCATGATGCTCAAATTTACTGTTTCTAGCTGTTTTCTTGGTTTACCACATTTCAGGACAGATTGGGTTTAGGAAACAACAAGAGAATATCACATTTCACATGGAGGAGTAGCTCAATCCACAATCTCAAACATGTCTGCTGATACCTTCATGGGGTTTATTTGAAATACATTAAGCTGTTATTGTGTTTGGCTTAATCTCCAAACATCTAACAGCTAGTTCTTCCCCTCAGGATAAGCATGTATAGGAAATGTACCAACGGAACCTCAGCTGCCACTTGATTTACACACTGTAGATAGCTTTACAAGGCTTGTGCTTAATATAGCACTTTTCACATGCAGTTACCCTGTGTATGAAAGTGCTTTATATAAAACGTTGCCAGATTCAAATATCTATAAAACGGTAGAGGATAACAAATCAAGGAAAAAGAAACTAGCTGTACCTAATAGTCTCAAATTTACTGTGTGATTGCTTTAGCCGATTTGGCCTTACCGTGGCTGTTGTTTTCCATTTTCCAACAGCTTGACCACCTGTAAAGTTTAAAAATCTTACTGAAATGATGCGCTCCATTACTGTACGCTTGTGGAATGAAAACGTAGTTTGATTTTGAAATGATATGTCGAAAGATAAACTGGTATCATTTTCTTGTGCATTTAATGTGTGATCAGTCAGAGGTTAAACTGTCAGATGATGTAGTTTTTTATAGTGTAGTATTGAAC
This window harbors:
- the LOC141753328 gene encoding APC membrane recruitment protein 1-like, whose translation is MSSRKVDELPSDTKGLASGSAQNSPCGPDDITEEPQPETMNAAVKSQKSGKFRRTALTFFGVRKGICILPSFFGGRSKNPNKWSSKKGINKSRTHDGISKVSHDDNLSSRYTSAGDFEYRGQRDCAGELHSSCHNECSHHAADQKSLTLTRQKRGFRSLFQSFKYHRNHRNAGSDKTEMIAMSSPRCKKEVPVVPDNANQYVTECLGSEPDVPDFADVVCDISIGAECIELPSEKSVEQDSPKSELDDEICDEEISLMAVMSSELKESSRGHSEPCLKLQTMSEPALKSETPAGSSDQLNLIYGDVASLKSFDSLTGCGDIIADQEDDSITESTVSGERSRNGGKRASCYLTYQGGGEEMASPEDLDEECDFWGNSVSEEICCTCNQEHTDLTADLSSSHNMDLLNSNSAQQASGMDTSSIADVLTPQSEHQESVPNSDEGYYDSTTPGPDDGQEKADRLRAERLPRDSYSGDALYELFAPDESLISPHYENKSKLPSSKQCEYLSEPCVDVTDSVFVPDMNRLQISAELYRVGDFLEMPSTCGKSSELAQNPVSRQEIGTNKNCNLNSKSQASGNKNNPSDVFDEKGNASTEKRTKSINADCEKRHSSVSFGSTSDPDFETFCEPKEQHLEENKPVALPYKNINSPSPDDNNDLDDGQTVCFSQALVDYTKQSQMLSNLHNNADDLETNSAFTPNMQALPTIVTFDVVDMHNEGEYDEQIHMELEEDISSPYQEFEESYLQKDAFAECDYQMLDLYEQNMISNTWAIATLPRHLGLTRVSQSMPNPLSLDRRSRSLDTESLELKMPDVYRENRAAIVSRPQTEQDSERDSSAYYKKNVLVSASEVRDSSSIMALSWQTRSEMSLSLPLTDGGFTDKVQSQSQVKRKIFSSSSSSDCPNSKSQLCSKVSDRDLISQNAELYNRQHHPPSQSDLPHSTFVYPGMMDDESDDVDEVFCKAATNLQSYNQCGKSRPVANREGTSHTGSPLNAGVSKDEMAVLTQGCGLQQPPRGDL